A genomic region of Syntrophorhabdaceae bacterium contains the following coding sequences:
- a CDS encoding Hsp20/alpha crystallin family protein: MATKESKELVKKEADTPMVGLRDMERWFEDVFRRPFSLFGHPFPRFSQAEEIVPSIDILKDKDDIVVKAELPGVKKEDIDVTLTEDTITISGEKKNEQEVKKKDYYHYESSYGSFSRTFNLPAKVQSDKAKTKIKDGILEIRIPKTEEAKKKEVKVKVE; encoded by the coding sequence ATGGCAACCAAAGAATCAAAGGAATTGGTAAAGAAAGAGGCGGATACGCCGATGGTTGGGCTCCGGGACATGGAGAGATGGTTTGAGGATGTCTTCCGGAGGCCATTCTCTTTATTCGGTCACCCCTTTCCGCGGTTCTCGCAGGCTGAAGAGATCGTTCCTTCCATAGATATCCTGAAGGACAAAGATGACATCGTTGTCAAGGCAGAGCTGCCGGGGGTCAAGAAAGAGGATATCGATGTTACCCTTACTGAAGATACCATCACGATTTCCGGTGAGAAGAAGAATGAACAAGAGGTGAAGAAGAAAGACTACTATCACTATGAAAGTTCCTACGGTTCCTTTTCCCGCACCTTCAACCTGCCAGCGAAAGTACAATCCGACAAGGCAAAAACCAAGATAAAGGATGGCATCCTCGAAATAAGGATACC